One Marinobacter sp. es.048 genomic window, CCGCCCTGCCGACGCCAGTCTGTGTAACCGCCAACGTACTCACGCACTTTGCCCGAACCGTCCAGGAAAACCGTTTCGGTGATCACATTATCAAGAAACTCACGGTCGTGACTGATCACGATCACTGTGCCGGCAAATTCCGCCAGCTGTTCTTCCAGCAACTCCAGTGTTTCAACGTCCAGATCATTGGTTGGTTCGTCGAGCACCAGGATATTCGCGGGCTTGCTGAACAGCTTGGCCAGGAGCAATCTGGCCCGCTCGCCACCAGAAAAGACGCTGACCGGAGATCTGGCTCGCTCCGGGGTAAACAGGAACTCCTGCAAATAGCCGAGCACGTGTTTGCTCTGGCCATTGATGTCGATGAACTCCCGGCCTTCGGAAAGGTTGTCCAATGCGTTCCGCGTCAGATCAAGCTCTCCGCGCAACTGATCGAAATAGGCAACCTGCAGATTGGTTCCCAGACGGATAGAACCCTCGGTTGGTTCCAGGTCCCCCAGTAAAAGCCGAACAAGTGTGGTCTTGCCGGTACCATTCTCGCCGACGAGCCCAATCTTGTCCCCCCGCAGGATAGTGAGATTCATATCCCTGATCACCGGGGTGCCATCCGGATAGGCAAAGCCCGCGTCCCTGGTTTCAACCACCAGTTTTCCGGAGCGCGCCGCATCTTCCACCGCAAAGCTTGCGGTTCCACCCCGCACCCGGCGCTGCCGGTGCTCCTCGCGCATGGCTTTGAGGGCCCGGACACGCCCCATATTACGGGTCCTGCGCGCCTTGATGCCCTGCCGGATCCAGGCCTCTTCCTGCTTGAGTCGCTTATCGAACAACGCGTTCTGCCGCTCTTCCTCTTCCAGCGCTTTCTCTTTCAGGTCGAGGTAGCGATCGTAGGTGGCAGCAAAGCTCACCAGCTTGCCCCTGTCCAACTCCACAATCCGCGTCGCCATACTCCGGATAAACGCACGATCGTGGCTGACAAACAGCATGGCGCCCCGGAATTGGCCAAGGGCCTCTTCCAACCAGGCAATTGCCGGCACATCCAGGTGGTTTGTCGGCTCATCCAACAACAGTATGTCCGGATCGGCAACCAATGCCTTGGCCAGCAGAACCCGGCGCTGCCAGCCGCCGGACAGAGTATCCAGGGTCTGATCCGGATCAACACCGTACTGCCCGAGAATGGTGGTGACCTTCTGGTCAAGGCGCCAGCCATCCAGGGCTTCGAGGCGCTCCTGGACCTTCATCAACCGGTCCAGGCTTGCCTCGTCGGCCTGCTGGGACAACTGATGGAATTCTGCAAGCAGCTTGCCGGTTTCCGGAAAGGCACCTGCGACGACTTCATAGGCCGTGCGTGCGTCCTGGGAAGGCAGGTTCTGCGGTAGCACCGCCAGAACAGCACCGTCGTCGAGACGAACCACGCCACCGTCGGGTGTCACCTCTCCGCTGACAATCTTCAACAGGGTCGACTTTCCCTCGCCGTTTCGTCCCAGCAAACACACACGCTCTCCGGCATCGATAACCAATGAGGCCTGATCCAGCAGCGGATG contains:
- a CDS encoding ATP-binding cassette domain-containing protein encodes the protein MPLLTLDSVSLAYGMHPLLDQASLVIDAGERVCLLGRNGEGKSTLLKIVSGEVTPDGGVVRLDDGAVLAVLPQNLPSQDARTAYEVVAGAFPETGKLLAEFHQLSQQADEASLDRLMKVQERLEALDGWRLDQKVTTILGQYGVDPDQTLDTLSGGWQRRVLLAKALVADPDILLLDEPTNHLDVPAIAWLEEALGQFRGAMLFVSHDRAFIRSMATRIVELDRGKLVSFAATYDRYLDLKEKALEEEERQNALFDKRLKQEEAWIRQGIKARRTRNMGRVRALKAMREEHRQRRVRGGTASFAVEDAARSGKLVVETRDAGFAYPDGTPVIRDMNLTILRGDKIGLVGENGTGKTTLVRLLLGDLEPTEGSIRLGTNLQVAYFDQLRGELDLTRNALDNLSEGREFIDINGQSKHVLGYLQEFLFTPERARSPVSVFSGGERARLLLAKLFSKPANILVLDEPTNDLDVETLELLEEQLAEFAGTVIVISHDREFLDNVITETVFLDGSGKVREYVGGYTDWRRQGGCFPSEATGNRPDKQDKNAKTSGNTEKAVSRKPVENAKSRAESEKGKPVKLSYKLKVELEQLPEQIEELEQEVAGLQEKISRADFYSGPPDEVSATLEALTEKENRLEQVIERWMELEEQASQ